The Culex quinquefasciatus strain JHB chromosome 2, VPISU_Cqui_1.0_pri_paternal, whole genome shotgun sequence genome contains the following window.
tgtcttccagaccaaactttgcaacattgataatatttaattttttatattggtcagtccggaaggaacgcgaaactccatataaaaacgttacttaatccacctttaggtggttggtgccttcctcacattgataaagtaaagacactacacatcctcaaaaaagtgtataaataaaagtgtatcaaaaacactaaagtactaataacttttgatagggttgtcagatcttcaaacttttgggcttgttggaaaggtcttttgattacctatccaacgatgagtcgcatgatagatccggacaactttttcatcaaaatatttgagatccggcttcaaaaaagtcaataaatatcacttaagtgctcataacttttgatggggttgtcagatcttcaatctttttaacgcgttggaaaggtctttcaaatacctttctaataatatatagcatgacgggttttcctacaaaaaccaccctttttacaatcttccgaagtttagctaaaatcgtttttttagcataacttttgaagtacttttctaaacttcataatattaactagggtcttgtgggaccccaagacggatcgaatgagaccaaaacggtcaaaatcggttcagccagtccggaaataatcgagtgcatatttttcggtgcacggactcacatccagacacacgcacagacatttgttcagaatttgattctgagtcgataggtatacgtaaaggtgggtctacgaggttaaataaagaagttcatttttcgagtgattttaaagcctttcctcattgaggtgaggaaggcaaaaaggttaTGAAAATGGTCACGAAGAAAAGGAACAGCAACGAAAAATTGCATTTGGCATTACTTTGCGCgttgcttgtttgcaatatgttcaggtttaaaaatcaaataaataatatttgctTTGGATTtgcgttcaactgaaaattacaaattactagcGCACACAGGGTGGGACAATATGAGGCAGTTGCCTCACCATCCGGATGCATCCTcagagatttgttctaaaattggtcgtTTGCTCAGCAAATAGAGACCATAGAGAAAATcttgtcagaaaaattgaatgattaaaaatatcaaaggtaaaaaaaatcgaacatttgaaaattaaaaagaaatctaaaattctaaagctcaaagattctaaatttttagaatcctgaaattctgatattttttgaattgttgatttcttcaatttttaaatccttattctaaaattctaaacaaaattaaggttagaaaattttccaaaatttcactttagtgttcgttatctaaatttttatttttctctaaattaaactgaaatatgatttaaaaatgatccaAAGTTATCTAATTTTGTGCAATctaaaatgtaagcaaaatagTTGTGGCGCAACGGAatagaaaaatcaaagaattaaattcaagaattaaagaaataaaacaataaattatggaataaacagggttgttacggacggcgcgaatTTCGCGCGGTAgctattttgattaaaaaaaattatatagagATAAATTACATTCAActtataaagaaaaatattatcaacattcaggatattttttttcgttgagtgcaaaaacttcgatttcttattaattgaattttcttccgaaaatttttgattgtattttCTCAATAAGAAACGTCGAaagatgaagatgaagattatgaagagattttttttaaatgtgttgttGAGGATTTCCTAAATAAATGTATTACTACactcaactcatttttaaacatactgactctgaatatttaatttcttttaagttttGAGCAATGGTTTTTACCCTTATTTAGTATTCTTTTATACTGgatacattcaattttaatcttGTGAATCTTAATCATAATTTAAACTTTTCCTGAAGAAACagatattaggatgtaacaaaaaatattattggggCATGTTCCAGTAGGTGAACTGTGCTtatatcccaaatatgagcttcattggacgtaacagaagctggcctcggcctttgaattttagatgggattcaacctgtagaaatattttttttagatttaaaaattcttgaagaaaaattaaaaaaaaaaacaaaacattaaaaaaatacagctccatcattcaaaattaattaggaaataaaattagcaaaaatagtattaaaaaaccaaaaaaaaatcttatttaaaaaatataaaagatccgaaattttcaaattgaaaattaataaatctgaaaaaaaaatctaaaatatcaatatttgaaaataattcaagagaacaaaaatttattttcttaaattcttaaattcttaggttcttgaatgctgccatttttgttaccatcttagattacagaaaacctgataaaatttgaagtatttttggagtaatttttttcggttagagaaattttgagaagaagatgtaggaaaatttgcttcgatttttctaagtgacgcatcgagtatgaactgtatcttaaatttaaaatctcaagatcgaggatttatgacaattttaaaattttattatttttctttacttTGTTTTGATCCAgtttttagatttaaatttctaaatgaaatttttgattttttttttgctaaaatatttgttttggctTTTCTCTCTAGTTAACCTAATCctagcaaaaatacattttcagcgtttcaagattctgcgttctgagattacaaaattgaatttattatgaaactcttttatatgtttgtcgcaaaaatatgtttcttaaaatgacgcggattttgcgcggattgggttttgggatggcgcggatatttttttacgatttctccgtaacaaccctgaataaaggaatttgagagttcaaaaatttataaaatatggtctcttcggaaaagttgtttcaACTTTAATTAAGATCCAGCATCCGAGATTTAAGGGATTGTACAactaaattttacatatttttcccttacaacattcaaggggttacaagatggagttcccgtggtcagattgAGCTTAGATTTGGAATCTAttccaaaacacccaaatatctgagtttgataaataatgacttttcGTAAAGCTCGAGCAggttatattttgattttatttttataaaatgtattgatcgtgtgattgatcgtctgtaggctctggtcaaggtagaaaacttttttttatcaattttatagcaaaaatatttttttgtaaacttatTTAAGAAGATGTTTTCTTTAAATACCCGGAAAactatttactttaaatacaaacattgttgaaaaaacCTAGATCTTTTTTAAAACCGTAATCATGTGCTTGAAAAATTCACACttaattgtatatttttcttattttttttttcatttttctaaatctttcttaaggttctgcaaatttacatgttttttcaagtttttgtctccaaaacctttagtttttttttttttataaaaatacaatcaaaaatggcatttgaataATTCGTTTGATTTCTGCCAAAGgcaccattttaaaattaaacatgacttcgaagtttaattcaaattttcaattgattttttttggaaaactttgaactttaaatttaggccgttgcaaatattttacaaagtttatgtccccccttcaaaaattgtccgaaaaatcagcgggcaaaaaaatatttttttcaaaaaactaatttttttaatgaaaatagaagtttaatcaactgaaaacaatctaaaatgcatttttctgcattgttaatcatatttagcatgtttgggctggactaaaaatattttgaatttttgtgaaattccagtGAAATTACAGcatcgcaaaaactttttttttcacaaaaaataaaattttcgtcaatacttagatatttttgaaactaatgattgcaaaactactGGACAGGTTAAAATAatcgtaaattaaatttttaaacctttttttttgcccgctctcgactttggtcaggggcgagggacataaacttcaaaaaaaaaaaaattgcagcggCCTTACTTTAGAAAATGAAGTGAAACTAACTAATCGCCATTTGAAActtacaacaattttaattattaattatgtttagagctttttttttgaaatgacaTCACCAGATAACAAAAACATTGGACATTTTTATGGTTGCTCATTTTGGATggtcgataaaaaaaattattgacaaaataaaaaaaataagtttttgcaaaatccatcgttaaaaaaataaaataaaaaagtttttgaaatttttcaatatcttaaatttccaatattcaaaaaacaaaatacatgaaaccataaaaacgctcTAAACAATATATtagtaaaaatagaaaataaaaataattggtggtctggagaggtcagggaaaagtcagggaattttattttgggatttggatcgacaccatgttctaatgttggtaccacggcacgattttgacatttcggtagTGCACTATTCGTAACGCCACCTTCGCTTAAACATCTGGATACGGTTGACTGGTGTGGTAATACTGCGCCGTTTCCCACCGGAAGAAACTCCCAGTCAAGCAAAACCGACTgctaatcagctgttgaaacaCGTGGAAGTGACCCACGATGGTACTGTGAcgaagagcacgttatgacggtcggCCATCTTCATTATCGGTACACATCGCATGGGATCACTTTGGGCCGCATAtgataaatttattcaaaagtaaCGCGAATCTGGGCGCGGTTTAACCCTATGGGCTCATATGTGCGTGGAATAGCAAATGGTTCCAATACCCTAAATGGATAAAATGACTCGACACAGGATTTGTTAGAGCGCCTTGAGATAGGACACGAGAGAAATGGATGGGCATACACGGAAGTAGCGTCAAGATTACAGGACACTCTCAAAACACGAACGACgaattatcgaaagatatctgctcgtAAGAGGTGGGCCATCCAAGGAATTAAAATAGTTAATTAAACGGATTTAATTTATCCATTCATCAACGACCGTGAACTCCAGATAACGGTCAATTTGAAGTGGACCTGCTACGGAACGATAAGATTCTCCTCGCGGACACTCGGAAGCGTTTGCCTGATGCGTTGCCATTCTGCTGCAGGTTCAGGTTCCGCCGCTGCATCTGCTGCATACAAAACTGACATTATATAGATATCGCGTTGACAGTGGAATATATAAAGGAGAAAGTGGCACATTCTCTGACAGGGATCCATTTTATATAGAGTGGACGGGCAAAGTAATTTGTGTTATTGTATTACCACTTAAATTTCGAGAAAATTTCGATATTCGAGTGAATTTGGCGTAACGCGTGACCGCACGTTCCGTTCCTTGGCCGCCGGGTATTCCGCCGTCGTACGTCGTCGCAACCGTCGATTCCTGCCGCCACCGCAGCAAAGTCAGCAAAAATTGCTCTCCGACCGAGAACGAGACGACGACTTCCGCGGAAGACACCTGTGCAGAAGCAACCATTTATGGACTTGCCAAGAAATTTGCATGACTGCTACTTCTTCTACTACTCGACATGTAAGAAGGGTTCAAACTGCGAGTATCGCCATGAACCGGCGGCACTCGGCCACGAGGAGACCTGCAAGATGTGGCAGGAGGGCAAGTGCTACAACCGGACTTGCACGATGCGCCACATGAAGATCGAGAAGCCCCGTTCGGCAACGCCTTGCTTCTGGGAAGACCAACCGGGAGGTTGTCGCAAGCCGCACTGTGTGTTCCAGCACAAGGTTCCGAAGCCGAGCGGTGGTCAACCGTCGCCACATCCGGCCACCACGAGCAACATGATTCCGCAGGTACCGCAGGCGGCTTCAGGTGCCACGGCTACGACCGCCGCTACGACCCATCTGCTGCATACGACCTCCCCGGCCGTCGTCCTGGACTACAACTACGCGGCCCTGATGCCACGCATCATCTAAAAGGACTGCCGCCACCAAAGCCGCCGCCGTCGCTGGTAATCCGGTTGATCCTGGCACCAACATGTAAAACCAACAGGATCATCGTCGTTGCATACAGTGCGGCGCTGATGGCTTCTTCTCGCTCGCACCTCCGCGGCACCATCTTGCAGAGACGACAACGACCTGTGGTGGAGTGAGCGAGAACGAACGACCGAATCGAATCGAACGAGAACGGAGAGTGAAAGGAAGAGCTGGCTGGTGGTGAGCAGACTAACACGATCCCGTTGCGTCAGCAGTTATAATTTCTTTAAAGCTACCTACCTACTAACTCTACCACCACCTTTACGGCTTGCAGTTTTGCATCGTTTCTTTGAGTTGTTGTTTTTCctactttttttttgggttttattgtatttatttcGCATTTGAGTTCAATCCAAATCACAGCGCTGATTGACTCAGTTACTTATTTCTCCCCCTTTGAAAAGCTCTCATCCTTTTTTCTACGATGGATCCTTCTTGGATGCtcgttttgcaatcaaaatcaaCATCTTATTTAAATTGCGCCTCTACTGAATTAATTATTTAgcaattagtttgtttttgaaacacacacATGATTATAAATCAGTAATGAAAATGTATCTACAAAACACGTATATTGTTATGAAACTTATGCATTATTATCCTTATTTATAGTCTGCAACAATATATTATTGGAAaaaggtttttgtttttctttcgttCCCTGATTTTGcactttaaaacaaaaattcattCATATTAACCTTATTAGCTCTAGTGTAGATCAATGCTAAACTAGTAAAAATAACCAACATCATGCtaacgaaatgaaaaaaaaaaaaaaatgttctcaaaTAGAAGTTTAAAAAGTCGCACTACTCAAACGCTTAGAAACAAAATTGTGGCAACCATCAAAGCGCGGCGGCACGTTTCTCAGATTTGCACttgttgcgaaattttctgtttgtttgttGGTTTGTCAGACGGGCTAGCAAGCCCTACAATCCAAAACAACAGCAGGCAAAGCATTCGGTTTTACAAAGTGGTGGttccttaacaaaaaaaaataatgaaaataaaataaaccaaaaacacTCATCCTCTGGACAGCAATAAGACTAAAAATGCACAaccaacaaaaccaaaaccgcgaaCACACGTGAACATGCGACGTCATCTCCAACAACAATAGTGTCTCtcctaaattaaacaaaaaaatagaagcAAAGAATGTTCGTGCTGCGACGAAAGTGCATTCGTGAACACTATAACCCGTAACCGTATTCTATATATGAAATTATAGCAAGaattaaaaaagtaataaatgtAATACACACCAGTTATCTGGCCGTTCTGAAGCTTTCCGATATAGTATAATAATTTTCGTCATATTCTGCATCGTAACAAAAGCAAAAATCAGCAACAAAGAAGGATGAGTAGAGTTAACTTATAATGTATGCAACAGTGGGCGAAGTAATGATTCTTTGTGAAATTGTACGTTATCTCTTCTTAAAGTAGCTTTGGGTGAGTTTCCCCTTCTAAAAAAAGTGTAGCTATTTATTACGTTGAACActgattgaagaaaaaaaaagaaaatactaatacacatacatacacacacactttAGGAAAGATTACGAGCCTCGAAGTTGGTTGCAGTTTGGCTCGGAAAGCGAATATTTTCATGCAAAACCCAGTTAAACACATTGACCGAAACAAAATACACACTCACAC
Protein-coding sequences here:
- the LOC6037880 gene encoding zinc finger CCCH domain-containing protein 11A; translation: MDLPRNLHDCYFFYYSTCKKGSNCEYRHEPAALGHEETCKMWQEGKCYNRTCTMRHMKIEKPRSATPCFWEDQPGGCRKPHCVFQHKVPKPSGGQPSPHPATTSNMIPQVPQAASGATATTAATTHLLHTTSPAVVLDYNYAALMPRII